Proteins encoded in a region of the Mycoplasmoides pirum ATCC 25960 genome:
- the rnr gene encoding ribonuclease R, with protein MNLEPIEQQILEIIKKENGRPVPPGIMVRLLEENYGTKGKQKIYQTIDKLIASGLLRQLSKNNKLVLGYENAPILFDQAQEGTISIGSKNCGFIRLDNDERATYFVHSLNLKGALNGDRVKFAPLDKNELRDLKDAAVIEVISRNKKRYVGKYTFDGNKYFVYPDDSKMYLTVTLDKEYKELKENDKILFELKEISSETNKATATLVKKIGGEKDLGIDIKSIVYDLNIEYDFSPNAIVESENLSLDINHPRNKIRKDLTDLDIITIDPATSKDLDDAIYVKKLENKNFKLIVAIADVSHYVEFNSELDKDAFSRSTSVYFINQVIPMLPEKLSNDLCSLNPNENKMALISEVEINPQGQVVDNLTYPAIINSKRRFSYDEVNDFFDNKNDLKNDSNSIKLMLKDAKELAQILRKEKRERGFIEFEMPEPIIVVDEMYDPIDVLTKQHGEAQMMIEDFMVCANESITQIANKNKIPFIYRVHPKPSQRKLKIFAQEAKHLEFKISENFLDIKSNTISGWLNNNKNNPNLPIVNILLLRMMAKAFYSTDNTYHFGLGSQHYTHFTSPIRRYADLIVHRLLWMFLYDRENYTEPQRQALKNKLREICDLINLNETRAVTCERTINSHMFCLYMSKKIGEVYEGFVSFVTNYGMFVELENTINGLVRVINMTDDFYTYNENDSALIGREKGRKFTIGDKVKVKVVQIDLHARQIHFSLV; from the coding sequence ATGAATTTAGAACCAATAGAACAACAAATATTAGAAATAATTAAAAAAGAAAATGGTCGTCCAGTTCCTCCAGGAATTATGGTTAGATTATTAGAAGAAAATTATGGAACAAAAGGTAAGCAAAAAATTTATCAAACAATTGATAAATTAATTGCTTCTGGTTTGTTAAGACAATTAAGCAAAAATAATAAATTAGTTTTGGGCTATGAAAATGCCCCAATACTTTTTGATCAAGCTCAAGAAGGAACAATATCAATTGGATCTAAAAATTGTGGATTTATTCGTTTGGATAATGACGAAAGAGCAACATATTTTGTTCATTCATTAAATTTAAAAGGAGCGCTAAATGGCGATAGAGTAAAATTTGCTCCACTAGATAAAAATGAATTACGTGATTTAAAAGATGCTGCTGTTATAGAAGTCATTTCAAGAAATAAAAAAAGATATGTAGGTAAATATACATTTGATGGAAATAAATATTTTGTTTATCCAGATGATTCTAAAATGTATTTGACAGTTACTCTAGATAAAGAATATAAAGAACTTAAAGAAAATGACAAAATTTTATTCGAATTAAAAGAAATATCTTCAGAAACTAATAAAGCAACTGCTACACTTGTTAAAAAAATTGGTGGTGAAAAAGATTTAGGTATTGATATCAAATCTATTGTGTACGATTTAAACATTGAATATGATTTTAGTCCAAATGCAATTGTTGAATCTGAAAATTTATCTTTGGATATAAATCATCCTCGAAACAAAATTCGTAAAGATTTAACTGATTTGGATATTATTACAATCGATCCTGCCACATCAAAAGATTTAGATGATGCAATATATGTTAAAAAACTAGAAAATAAAAATTTTAAATTAATTGTTGCTATTGCAGATGTTTCACATTATGTTGAATTCAATTCTGAATTAGATAAAGATGCTTTTTCGCGTTCCACATCAGTTTATTTTATTAATCAAGTAATTCCTATGTTGCCAGAAAAATTATCAAATGATTTGTGTTCGTTGAATCCTAATGAAAACAAAATGGCATTAATAAGTGAAGTTGAAATTAATCCACAAGGTCAAGTTGTTGATAATTTAACATATCCTGCGATTATTAACAGTAAGCGACGATTTAGTTATGATGAAGTTAATGATTTTTTTGATAATAAAAATGATTTAAAAAATGATTCAAATTCAATTAAATTGATGTTAAAAGATGCTAAAGAATTGGCACAAATTTTAAGAAAAGAGAAACGTGAACGCGGATTTATTGAATTTGAAATGCCAGAACCAATTATTGTAGTTGATGAAATGTATGATCCAATAGATGTTTTAACAAAACAACATGGCGAAGCTCAAATGATGATTGAAGATTTTATGGTTTGTGCAAATGAATCAATTACTCAAATAGCAAACAAAAACAAAATCCCATTTATTTATCGTGTTCATCCGAAACCTAGTCAAAGAAAATTGAAAATTTTTGCTCAAGAAGCAAAACATTTGGAATTTAAAATATCTGAAAATTTTTTAGATATTAAATCAAATACAATTTCGGGTTGATTAAACAACAATAAAAATAATCCAAATTTACCAATTGTTAATATTTTATTATTAAGAATGATGGCTAAGGCTTTCTATAGTACTGATAATACTTATCATTTTGGTTTAGGAAGCCAACATTACACTCATTTTACTTCCCCTATTAGAAGATATGCTGATTTGATTGTCCATCGTTTATTATGAATGTTTTTGTATGATAGAGAAAATTATACAGAACCACAACGCCAAGCATTAAAAAACAAATTGAGAGAAATTTGTGATTTGATTAACTTGAATGAAACTCGTGCTGTTACTTGTGAAAGAACAATTAATAGTCATATGTTTTGTTTATACATGTCTAAAAAAATTGGCGAAGTATATGAAGGCTTTGTTTCTTTTGTAACAAATTATGGAATGTTTGTTGAATTAGAAAATACAATTAACGGATTAGTTCGTGTAATTAACATGACTGATGATTTCTATACATATAATGAAAATGATTCAGCACTAATTGGCCGCGAAAAAGGCAGAAAATTTACAATTGGTGATAAGGTAAAAGTAAAAGTTGTTCAAATTGATTTGCATGCTCGTCAAATTCATTTTTCATTAGTTTAA
- the whiA gene encoding DNA-binding protein WhiA, with protein MPITYSELVKNEICHLNLNNKESKFFLKSFFINNLITKNLNGQEVWILKTHFSFIARFVITITKKLYDLKSWKIHISELKNNNSRREYQIIFIGNFQQIISDLGLNEKTNFENNSSLAKAFLMGAFLSGGSINSPQKSNYHLEIQSFDKNYLKDIAALFLEFKISKKNNIYKRRNKYIIYIKKSETIADILKFIGLTESLFKFEDTRIERDFFNNMRRLNNFDVSNLQKISKSSSEIINMIKKIKLANKYQNLPENIKMYCEMRLKYKEISLNEIAIKMSEKLKKNVSKSNVWHLTNKIKELYKSIN; from the coding sequence ATGCCTATTACATATAGTGAACTTGTTAAAAATGAAATATGTCATTTAAATTTAAATAATAAAGAATCAAAATTTTTTTTAAAATCTTTTTTTATTAATAATTTAATAACAAAAAATTTGAATGGGCAAGAAGTTTGAATTCTTAAAACACATTTTTCATTTATAGCAAGATTTGTTATCACAATTACTAAAAAACTTTATGATTTAAAAAGTTGAAAAATTCATATAAGTGAATTAAAAAATAACAATTCTAGAAGAGAATATCAAATAATTTTTATTGGAAATTTTCAACAAATTATTTCTGATTTAGGATTAAATGAAAAAACAAATTTTGAAAATAATTCTTCGCTAGCTAAAGCATTTTTAATGGGTGCATTTTTAAGTGGCGGAAGTATTAATTCACCCCAAAAATCTAATTATCATTTGGAAATTCAATCTTTTGATAAAAATTATTTAAAAGACATCGCTGCTTTGTTTCTTGAATTTAAAATAAGTAAAAAAAACAATATATATAAAAGACGAAACAAATATATTATTTATATAAAAAAATCTGAAACGATCGCTGATATTTTGAAATTTATTGGTTTAACTGAATCTTTATTTAAATTTGAAGATACTAGAATTGAACGTGATTTTTTTAACAACATGAGACGTCTTAATAATTTTGATGTTTCTAATTTACAAAAAATTTCAAAATCATCTAGTGAAATTATCAATATGATTAAAAAAATAAAATTGGCTAATAAATATCAAAATTTACCTGAAAATATAAAAATGTATTGTGAAATGAGATTAAAATATAAAGAAATTTCTTTAAATGAAATAGCAATTAAAATGTCAGAAAAATTAAAAAAAAATGTTTCAAAAAGCAATGTTTGGCATTTAACTAATAAAATTAAAGAATTGTATAAATCTATAAATTAA
- the secG gene encoding preprotein translocase subunit SecG, whose product MNAIQIIMFIMSIISLIIGLLLSNSGSTGGLASLSGQDLEIFKKTKDRGLIKVLQIVMFVIMILFLILGLVFHFTQQQ is encoded by the coding sequence ATGAATGCAATCCAAATAATAATGTTCATTATGTCTATAATTTCATTAATTATAGGTTTATTGTTATCAAATTCAGGAAGTACTGGTGGTCTTGCGTCACTTTCGGGACAAGATTTAGAAATTTTTAAAAAAACAAAAGATCGAGGTTTGATTAAAGTTTTACAAATAGTAATGTTTGTAATAATGATTTTGTTTTTAATTCTAGGCTTGGTTTTTCATTTTACTCAGCAACAATAA
- a CDS encoding Z1 domain-containing protein, which produces MDINTDIKQLISQFNNSNHQEHFIEYCKLSGMDNESIAKIQMKAKDIIETLGNSPKGLKALLVGKVQSGKTSTFSACISQAFNKDYDIAIVLSGRDNVLNKQTFDRLKKTFTKDDFSTGVNVYQIKEIIASKDNKTFIDELHKSILNRKKTIFVSLKNQQIEKLIELLSAPIFYKTKFLIIDDEGDLASFNTSEDKSLESFTYRSIRKMIETFKQNATFISVTATPQAHILLSHHDAIKPDYIFTIDPGETYMGINEFFGRDYEKYIVEVSDDEKQAIENERESTPESFKLAIIHYLVAACLFHIENKKIQKTAMLVHTAKEILRHNMIADKINSYKKSLERFLRIEDSSESEKIIKTIKDVFYSYKPSFEWTNLFMKLFIKHLQYTSINVVNSEIDDPLYKDTPNNIVVGSAMIERGVTFQNLLTTYITNRAEDAIAIDTALQRGRWFGYRKKYAHLMRIFMLKHLFQNFKDQILKHDNNLWNILIDAEKNHLPFSKLEKKLLISSDDLIATHKVKHNRIIFNRYYAKNNLNRTSEERRYSEDIFDKVANNQFISDIQVGSGNIFRMLHNIDINQFNKIFNLPADEKQIAMALNISINNWKIFHQEILPKFNNKITIAIMDNNLAISKIRKRMIYSDGSIELFQPKNNLGNKYVGDKDWNKVEEFSNNIIFQIHNVYVESTHRLQKFIAMILPNKISTNYVSSESTKFII; this is translated from the coding sequence ATGGATATTAACACAGATATTAAACAACTAATTTCTCAATTTAATAATTCCAATCATCAAGAACATTTTATTGAATATTGCAAATTATCCGGAATGGACAACGAATCAATTGCAAAAATTCAAATGAAAGCAAAGGATATTATTGAAACTTTAGGTAATAGTCCAAAAGGTTTAAAAGCTCTTTTGGTTGGAAAAGTTCAATCTGGTAAAACAAGTACTTTTTCTGCATGTATTTCTCAAGCTTTTAATAAAGATTATGATATTGCCATTGTTTTATCAGGTCGTGATAATGTTTTAAATAAACAAACTTTTGATAGATTGAAAAAAACTTTTACAAAGGATGATTTTTCAACTGGTGTTAATGTATATCAAATAAAAGAAATTATCGCTAGTAAAGATAATAAAACATTTATAGACGAATTACACAAATCAATATTAAATAGAAAAAAAACTATTTTTGTAAGTTTGAAAAATCAACAAATTGAAAAATTAATTGAGTTGTTATCAGCACCAATTTTTTATAAAACAAAATTTTTAATAATTGATGATGAAGGTGATTTAGCATCATTTAATACATCTGAAGATAAATCATTGGAATCTTTTACATATCGTTCTATTAGAAAAATGATAGAAACATTTAAACAAAATGCAACATTCATATCTGTGACAGCAACTCCACAAGCTCATATTTTGCTTTCTCATCATGATGCTATAAAACCAGATTATATATTCACAATTGATCCCGGAGAAACATATATGGGAATTAATGAGTTTTTTGGCAGAGATTATGAAAAATATATAGTAGAAGTTTCAGATGATGAAAAACAGGCAATTGAAAATGAAAGAGAGTCAACTCCCGAATCATTTAAATTGGCAATTATTCATTATTTAGTTGCAGCATGCTTATTTCACATTGAAAATAAAAAAATTCAAAAAACTGCAATGCTAGTTCATACTGCCAAAGAAATATTAAGACACAATATGATTGCAGATAAAATTAATTCATACAAAAAATCATTAGAACGTTTTTTAAGAATTGAAGATTCAAGTGAAAGCGAAAAAATTATTAAAACTATTAAAGATGTTTTTTATTCATATAAACCATCATTTGAATGAACTAATTTATTTATGAAATTGTTTATTAAACACCTTCAATATACATCTATAAATGTTGTTAATTCAGAAATCGATGATCCTTTATACAAAGACACTCCAAATAATATTGTAGTAGGTTCTGCAATGATTGAAAGAGGAGTTACTTTTCAAAATTTATTAACTACATATATTACAAATAGAGCCGAAGATGCCATAGCAATAGATACTGCACTTCAAAGAGGAAGATGATTTGGATATAGAAAAAAATATGCTCATTTAATGAGAATTTTTATGTTAAAACATTTGTTTCAAAATTTTAAAGATCAAATTTTAAAACATGACAATAATTTATGAAATATTTTAATAGATGCAGAAAAAAATCATTTACCTTTTAGTAAATTAGAAAAAAAATTATTAATTTCTAGTGATGATTTAATTGCTACACACAAAGTAAAACATAATCGAATTATTTTTAATAGATATTATGCAAAAAATAATTTAAATAGAACATCTGAAGAAAGAAGATATTCTGAAGATATTTTCGATAAAGTAGCAAATAATCAATTTATTAGTGATATTCAGGTTGGATCTGGAAATATATTTAGAATGCTTCACAACATTGATATTAATCAATTCAACAAAATATTTAATTTACCCGCAGATGAAAAACAAATAGCAATGGCATTGAACATTTCAATTAATAATTGAAAAATTTTTCATCAAGAAATTTTACCTAAATTTAACAATAAAATTACTATTGCTATTATGGATAATAATTTGGCAATATCAAAAATTCGAAAAAGAATGATATATAGTGATGGAAGTATTGAATTATTTCAACCCAAAAATAATTTAGGAAATAAATATGTTGGAGATAAAGATTGAAATAAGGTTGAAGAATTTTCAAATAATATTATTTTTCAAATTCATAATGTATATGTTGAGTCAACACATAGATTACAAAAATTTATTGCAATGATATTGCCAAATAAGATATCTACAAATTATGTATCAAGTGAATCGACTAAATTTATTATTTAA
- the trxB gene encoding thioredoxin-disulfide reductase, producing MYTISDNKDLYDLVIIGAGPAGITAGIYAARANIKLCLVEGGAPGGKMLKTGVIENYPGVLSKTGPDLSLEMFNQLSKLNVYIEYNSVVSIEKKDEFFLIFLPTKTIFAKSIIIATGSNERAMNTPNESKFYNKGISYCAICDGSLYKNKPVAVVGGGNAAIDESIYLAGIASKVYLVHRRDEFRADSYTVDILKKYPNVEFLLSYVPHEVIGENKVNSFVIKSVKDDSLKTLSVDCIFPYIGAIPATKFINNFDIKDEAGFIKVNEQMETCVPGLYAAGDCIAKKYRQISTAINDGTIAALNVKEYLTKLN from the coding sequence ATGTATACAATTTCAGATAACAAAGATTTATATGATCTTGTAATAATTGGTGCTGGACCAGCAGGTATTACCGCTGGTATTTACGCAGCTCGAGCAAATATAAAATTATGTTTGGTTGAAGGTGGAGCACCTGGTGGAAAAATGCTAAAAACTGGTGTAATTGAAAATTATCCAGGTGTTTTATCTAAAACAGGACCTGATTTAAGTTTAGAAATGTTTAATCAATTATCTAAATTAAATGTTTATATTGAGTATAATTCTGTAGTTTCAATAGAAAAGAAAGATGAATTTTTTTTAATTTTTTTACCAACTAAAACTATTTTTGCAAAATCTATAATTATTGCTACAGGATCAAATGAAAGAGCTATGAATACTCCAAATGAATCCAAATTTTATAACAAAGGAATTAGTTATTGTGCAATTTGTGATGGTTCTTTATACAAAAATAAACCAGTTGCAGTTGTGGGTGGAGGCAATGCTGCTATTGATGAATCCATTTATTTAGCCGGCATAGCGAGCAAAGTATATCTTGTCCACCGTAGAGATGAATTTAGAGCAGATAGTTACACTGTAGATATATTAAAAAAATATCCAAATGTTGAATTTTTGTTATCTTATGTACCACACGAAGTTATAGGTGAAAATAAAGTTAATTCATTTGTAATAAAATCAGTTAAGGACGATTCACTAAAAACATTATCTGTTGATTGTATTTTTCCATACATTGGAGCAATTCCTGCAACAAAATTTATTAATAATTTTGATATTAAAGATGAAGCGGGTTTCATTAAAGTAAATGAACAAATGGAAACATGTGTTCCTGGTCTTTATGCAGCAGGAGATTGTATAGCTAAAAAATATCGTCAAATTTCAACAGCAATAAATGATGGAACAATAGCAGCATTAAATGTTAAAGAATATTTAACTAAATTAAATTAA